In the Shewanella sp. OMA3-2 genome, one interval contains:
- the typA gene encoding translational GTPase TypA — translation MLENLRNIAIIAHVDHGKTTLVDKLLSQSGTLESRGEATERVMDSNDLEKERGITILAKNTAIKWNDYRINIVDTPGHADFGGEVERVLSMVDSVLLIVDAVDGPMPQTRFVTRKAFAQGLKPIVVINKIDRPGARPDWVIDQVFDLFDNLGATDEQLDFPIVYTSALNGYATLDPDVVSNEMTPLFQTIVEKVSFPDADSEGAFQMQISQIDYNSYVGVIGIGRIKRGSVKPNQQVTLIGADGKTRNGKIGQVLGYMGLDRTEIEIANAGDIVAITGLGELKISDTICAVGTVEALPPLTVDEPTLTMTFQVNTSPFAGKEGKYVTSRNILERLQTELVHNVALRVEETDSPDRFRVSGRGELHLSILIENMRREGYELAVSRPEVILKTIDGELHEPFETVTVDVQEEHQGTVIEKLGVRKAEMKDMQLDGKGRVRIDFVIPSRGLIGFQTEFLTATSGTGLIYHSFDHYGPHKGGDIGQRANGVLISNATGKALTFALFGLQDRGRLFISHAAEVYEGQVVGIHARSNDLTVNCLKGKQLTNMRASGTDEAQVLTTPITLTLEQALEFIDDDELVEVTPKNIRVRKRFLTENERKRHNRS, via the coding sequence GTGCTAGAGAATTTACGTAACATCGCCATTATTGCACACGTTGACCATGGCAAAACAACCCTGGTAGACAAGTTGCTGTCACAGTCAGGTACCCTTGAATCCCGAGGAGAAGCCACTGAGCGGGTGATGGACTCCAACGATCTTGAAAAGGAACGTGGGATCACTATTCTGGCAAAAAATACTGCCATCAAGTGGAACGACTATCGTATCAATATCGTTGATACCCCTGGCCACGCCGATTTCGGTGGTGAGGTTGAGCGTGTTCTGTCTATGGTTGACTCAGTATTATTGATAGTTGATGCCGTTGACGGCCCAATGCCACAAACTCGCTTTGTAACAAGAAAAGCATTTGCGCAAGGCTTAAAGCCAATCGTTGTAATCAACAAAATTGACCGTCCAGGCGCTCGCCCAGATTGGGTTATCGACCAAGTATTTGATCTGTTCGACAACTTAGGCGCGACTGACGAGCAATTAGATTTCCCAATCGTTTATACTTCTGCCTTAAACGGTTATGCAACGTTAGATCCTGATGTCGTCAGTAATGAGATGACACCATTGTTCCAAACTATCGTTGAAAAAGTATCTTTCCCAGATGCTGACTCGGAAGGCGCATTCCAGATGCAAATTTCACAAATCGATTACAACTCATACGTGGGTGTTATTGGTATTGGTCGCATCAAGCGTGGTAGCGTAAAACCTAACCAACAAGTTACTCTTATTGGCGCTGATGGCAAAACTCGCAACGGTAAAATTGGCCAAGTATTAGGTTACATGGGTCTAGACCGTACCGAAATTGAAATTGCTAACGCTGGTGACATCGTGGCTATTACAGGTTTGGGCGAGCTGAAAATTTCTGACACTATCTGTGCCGTTGGTACAGTAGAAGCTTTGCCTCCGTTAACTGTTGATGAACCAACACTAACGATGACATTCCAAGTAAACACTTCTCCGTTCGCGGGTAAAGAAGGTAAGTATGTTACTTCACGTAACATTCTTGAACGTTTACAAACTGAATTAGTTCACAACGTTGCACTGCGTGTTGAAGAAACTGACAGTCCAGATCGTTTCCGTGTATCAGGTCGTGGTGAATTACACCTATCTATCTTGATTGAAAACATGCGTCGTGAAGGTTACGAGTTAGCAGTATCACGTCCAGAAGTTATTTTAAAGACTATTGATGGTGAGCTACACGAACCATTCGAAACCGTTACCGTTGACGTTCAAGAAGAACATCAAGGTACCGTAATTGAAAAATTAGGTGTACGTAAAGCTGAAATGAAAGACATGCAGCTTGATGGTAAAGGTCGTGTGCGTATCGACTTCGTTATCCCAAGCCGTGGCTTAATTGGCTTCCAAACTGAGTTCTTAACTGCAACTTCAGGTACAGGTCTAATTTATCATTCGTTTGATCACTACGGTCCACACAAAGGTGGCGATATTGGTCAACGCGCTAACGGCGTATTGATTTCAAACGCAACGGGTAAGGCATTAACATTCGCACTATTCGGTTTACAAGACCGCGGCCGTCTGTTTATTAGCCACGCTGCAGAAGTGTATGAAGGCCAAGTAGTTGGTATCCATGCTCGCTCTAACGATTTGACAGTAAACTGTCTTAAAGGTAAGCAGTTAACTAACATGCGTGCATCAGGTACTGATGAAGCACAAGTGTTAACAACACCTATTACATTAACGCTTGAACAAGCACTTGAATTCATCGATGATGATGAATTAGTTGAAGTCACTCCTAAGAACATCCGTGTTCGTAAGAGATTTTTAACTGAGAACGAGCGTAAGCGTCATAACCGCAGTTAA
- a CDS encoding response regulator has protein sequence MNRILLIDDDAGLSELLTQLLEMEGFAVSQAYDGQEGLTKALQTDFDLILLDVMLPQLGGFEVLKGIRKRKQTPILMLTARGDEIDRVIGLEIGADDYLPKPFNDRELIARIRAILRRASNAEQSANDAIQVGDLRLDPKRQEVYCNEQLIILTSTEFSLLLNLLANSGELVTKESLSESVLGKKLMPFDRSLDMHLSNLRKKLPERKDGRTRVKTLRGKGYIWIP, from the coding sequence ATGAATCGAATTTTACTTATTGACGACGACGCCGGATTGTCAGAATTATTAACCCAGTTATTAGAAATGGAAGGCTTTGCTGTCAGCCAGGCCTATGATGGCCAAGAAGGGCTAACTAAAGCGCTACAAACTGACTTTGATCTGATCCTATTGGATGTCATGCTGCCACAACTCGGCGGCTTTGAAGTATTAAAAGGCATTCGTAAACGCAAGCAAACTCCAATATTGATGTTAACCGCCCGTGGCGATGAAATTGACCGCGTGATTGGCTTAGAGATCGGCGCAGATGATTACTTGCCAAAACCGTTTAATGACCGCGAACTCATTGCCCGTATTCGAGCAATATTGCGTCGTGCGAGCAATGCAGAACAATCAGCTAATGATGCTATTCAAGTCGGTGACTTACGCCTAGACCCTAAGCGTCAAGAAGTTTATTGCAATGAACAGCTAATTATTCTGACATCAACCGAGTTTAGCCTGCTGCTTAATTTACTTGCCAATTCGGGTGAGTTAGTGACTAAAGAATCGTTAAGTGAAAGTGTATTGGGTAAGAAGTTGATGCCCTTTGATCGCAGTTTAGACATGCATTTATCCAACTTGCGTAAAAAATTACCCGAGCGAAAAGATGGCCGAACGAGGGTAAAAACCCTACGTGGTAAAGGCTATATTTGGATCCCTTAA
- a CDS encoding ATP-binding protein translates to MSTTNPLNRLFFKLLIGFWLCSSLTIALVLILPIIMQNQDRAPLEKHLQQVLQTVAKDIQQSPDILTTNKLYKLHRQHSKQNKPLRIYLVNDDGQVINSRKVPRSLRQFLLMAEDAQQPISHQFRNELIFGPLSFSVNQQAFQVYGRVPANHPRPWFFYFSENKLLTASIAILFSGLLCGLLAWHLGKPLNSLKRSANALAQGDLSHRVDKTTASRSDEMGQLALTFNSMADSIEAMVTNQQRLMGDISHELRTPLTRLQLALALSRKKGQQSEELERIGYEALQLEALISELLTLSRVSLASHENKLMLELAESLSQVLDDAEFEAEQQGKNLHIDIPDALQLPQHPKTLSRAIENILRNAICYASSQITISAIQVGKHILITVEDDGPGLEPKELDAIFKPFYRPDDARDRQSGGWGLGLAITQAAIKLHQGSIVAENLISPAGQRQGLKLRISLPVS, encoded by the coding sequence ATGAGTACAACTAACCCATTAAATCGTTTATTCTTTAAATTGTTAATTGGCTTTTGGCTGTGCAGTTCTTTGACCATTGCCTTAGTGTTAATTCTGCCTATTATCATGCAGAATCAGGACCGTGCGCCACTTGAAAAGCATTTACAGCAAGTGCTGCAAACCGTTGCTAAAGACATTCAACAATCACCCGATATCCTCACCACAAATAAGCTATATAAACTGCATCGCCAACATTCAAAACAAAACAAGCCGCTACGTATCTACCTTGTAAACGATGACGGTCAAGTCATTAATAGTCGTAAAGTGCCTCGTTCATTACGACAGTTTCTATTAATGGCAGAAGATGCCCAGCAGCCAATTAGTCATCAGTTTAGAAATGAGCTTATTTTTGGCCCTTTATCTTTCAGTGTTAACCAGCAAGCCTTTCAGGTCTATGGTCGTGTGCCTGCTAATCACCCTAGGCCCTGGTTCTTTTACTTTTCAGAAAACAAACTACTCACAGCCTCTATCGCCATCCTATTTTCAGGCTTGTTATGTGGTTTACTCGCTTGGCACCTTGGCAAACCACTCAACAGCCTAAAGCGCAGTGCCAATGCACTCGCGCAAGGTGACTTATCGCATCGAGTAGACAAAACCACCGCCAGCAGAAGTGATGAAATGGGCCAACTGGCACTCACGTTCAACAGTATGGCCGACTCTATTGAAGCTATGGTGACCAATCAACAAAGGTTAATGGGAGACATCTCCCACGAACTGCGCACGCCGTTAACTCGGTTGCAATTAGCCTTAGCGTTAAGCCGTAAAAAAGGTCAGCAAAGTGAAGAACTAGAACGTATCGGCTATGAAGCATTACAGCTTGAAGCGCTAATTAGCGAGTTGCTCACACTATCTCGGGTAAGCTTAGCCAGCCATGAAAACAAACTGATGCTGGAATTAGCAGAATCATTAAGCCAAGTTTTAGATGACGCCGAATTTGAAGCCGAGCAACAAGGAAAAAACTTACACATTGATATTCCTGACGCGCTACAACTGCCCCAGCATCCAAAAACATTATCTCGCGCCATAGAAAATATACTCCGCAATGCAATCTGTTATGCCAGTAGCCAGATCACCATTAGCGCAATTCAAGTTGGTAAGCACATATTGATAACGGTAGAAGACGATGGTCCAGGTTTAGAGCCAAAAGAGCTCGACGCTATTTTTAAACCTTTCTATCGTCCTGACGATGCTAGAGACAGGCAAAGTGGTGGCTGGGGTTTAGGCTTGGCAATTACTCAAGCTGCCATTAAATTACACCAAGGCAGTATAGTCGCAGAAAACCTTATCAGCCCTGCTGGTCAGCGCCAAGGCCTTAAGCTCAGAATCAGTCTACCGGTAAGCTAG
- a CDS encoding DUF4124 domain-containing protein, with amino-acid sequence MRILLLTLLLISISSTAAVYRWVDENGKVHYGDEAKPNAELVEVKANTQNTIAINDALVLSPTDSAAQNDPIELILRIVSPTHDETIRSNEGKFDVIVNVAPTLPRGILLTLFIDGEVKAQPQSSTTFSLTGIYRGEHIIVVKALDQNGKVLASSSPRKIFLHQANISRMVKPTPYYAIKNN; translated from the coding sequence ATGCGCATTTTATTATTGACCTTGTTACTGATCAGTATCAGTAGCACTGCTGCAGTTTATCGGTGGGTAGATGAGAATGGCAAAGTTCATTATGGTGACGAAGCTAAGCCTAATGCCGAACTTGTCGAGGTCAAAGCAAACACTCAAAATACCATAGCAATTAATGACGCCCTGGTCCTAAGCCCTACGGACTCAGCCGCACAAAATGATCCAATTGAGCTTATCTTACGCATTGTATCGCCAACACATGATGAAACCATTCGCAGCAATGAAGGTAAATTTGATGTTATTGTCAATGTTGCCCCCACACTCCCCAGAGGTATCTTACTGACACTTTTTATTGATGGCGAAGTCAAAGCTCAACCACAATCCTCCACAACGTTCAGCTTAACGGGCATTTATCGAGGCGAACACATCATTGTAGTCAAAGCATTGGATCAAAACGGCAAAGTCCTTGCATCCAGTTCTCCAAGAAAGATATTTCTTCACCAGGCAAATATAAGTAGGATGGTAAAACCAACCCCTTACTATGCAATAAAAAACAATTAA
- a CDS encoding Spy/CpxP family protein refolding chaperone, which produces MKPSSILKTSLVALVASSALLTGQLYATDTTGSTVHTEQVAPKGDRQHGHKGGMHKMLGALELTDEQKVQVKAIFGKYKANRPERPTKEQRATHKAEMLALITTAGFDEAKATEMAEAKQQLQLQKMLTHLKMQNEIYQLLTPEQQQKFQDRFNSGKGHASRH; this is translated from the coding sequence ATGAAACCATCATCAATCTTAAAAACGAGTTTAGTTGCCTTAGTGGCAAGTTCAGCATTATTGACTGGTCAGTTATACGCCACAGACACAACAGGCAGCACGGTACACACTGAACAAGTTGCCCCTAAAGGTGATAGACAACATGGCCACAAGGGCGGCATGCATAAAATGTTAGGTGCATTGGAATTAACTGACGAGCAGAAAGTGCAAGTTAAAGCGATATTCGGCAAATATAAAGCTAATCGTCCAGAGCGCCCAACAAAAGAGCAACGTGCTACACACAAAGCAGAGATGCTAGCGTTAATTACTACTGCCGGTTTTGATGAAGCTAAAGCCACTGAAATGGCTGAAGCAAAGCAACAGCTGCAGTTACAAAAAATGTTAACTCATCTGAAAATGCAAAACGAAATTTATCAATTATTAACCCCTGAGCAACAACAAAAGTTTCAAGATAGATTTAACTCAGGCAAAGGCCACGCATCACGTCATTAA
- the glnA gene encoding glutamate--ammonia ligase, giving the protein MSVESVLKQLQELEVKFVDLRFTDTKGKEQHVSIPTHQVTDEFFEDGKMFDGSSIAGWKGINESDMVLMPDPSTFMLDPFTEETTALIRCDILEPSTMTGYDRDPRSIAKKAETYLKSTGLADTVLVGPEPEFFIFDDVRFGTDMSGCFVKIDAKEAAWNSGKEYADGNTGHRPMVKGGYFPVAPVDSSQDLRSAMCLILEEMGQVVEAHHHEVATAGQNEIATRFNTLTKKADEVQILKYVVHNMAHAYGKTATFMPKPIVGDNGSGMHVHMSLAKDGVNLFAGDKYAGLSEMALFYIGGIIKHARALNAFTNPSTNSYKRLVPHFEAPIMLAYSASNRSASIRIPVVPSPKGRRIEARFPDPHANPYLGFAALLMAGLDGIQNKIHPGDAMDKDLYDLPPEEAAEIPQVATSLENALENLQADHAFLTKGGVFSEDFIQSYITLKTAEAERVARTTHPLEFEMYYSL; this is encoded by the coding sequence ATGTCAGTTGAATCAGTATTAAAGCAACTTCAAGAATTAGAAGTTAAGTTTGTTGACTTACGCTTTACCGACACTAAAGGTAAAGAGCAGCATGTATCTATTCCTACTCATCAAGTAACTGATGAGTTTTTTGAAGACGGCAAAATGTTTGACGGATCTTCAATTGCAGGCTGGAAAGGTATTAATGAATCAGACATGGTACTAATGCCTGATCCGTCTACTTTCATGCTAGATCCGTTCACTGAAGAAACAACTGCGCTTATCCGTTGTGACATTTTAGAACCTAGCACAATGACTGGCTATGACCGTGATCCACGTTCAATCGCTAAAAAAGCCGAAACATATTTAAAGTCTACCGGTCTTGCAGATACTGTATTAGTTGGCCCAGAACCTGAATTTTTCATATTTGATGATGTTCGTTTTGGTACTGACATGTCAGGTTGTTTTGTTAAAATCGATGCAAAAGAAGCCGCATGGAATTCAGGAAAAGAATATGCTGATGGCAACACAGGTCACCGTCCAATGGTTAAAGGTGGTTACTTTCCAGTAGCACCAGTAGACTCTTCACAAGACTTACGTTCAGCAATGTGTTTGATACTTGAAGAAATGGGACAGGTTGTTGAAGCGCATCACCACGAAGTGGCGACAGCGGGTCAAAACGAAATTGCAACGCGTTTTAATACGTTGACGAAGAAAGCAGATGAAGTGCAAATTCTAAAGTATGTTGTTCACAATATGGCGCATGCTTATGGTAAAACAGCAACCTTTATGCCAAAACCTATTGTGGGTGATAACGGCAGTGGTATGCACGTACATATGTCGCTAGCTAAAGATGGGGTAAATTTATTTGCTGGTGATAAGTATGCTGGTTTAAGTGAAATGGCACTTTTCTATATTGGTGGCATTATCAAACATGCTCGTGCATTGAACGCATTCACTAACCCAAGTACTAACTCTTATAAGCGTCTAGTGCCACATTTTGAAGCGCCGATTATGTTAGCTTACTCTGCGAGTAATCGCAGTGCCTCTATTCGTATTCCTGTAGTGCCAAGTCCTAAGGGTCGTCGTATCGAAGCGCGTTTCCCTGATCCACATGCAAACCCATATTTAGGTTTTGCGGCATTATTGATGGCAGGCCTAGATGGTATTCAAAACAAGATCCACCCTGGCGATGCTATGGACAAAGATCTATATGACTTACCTCCTGAAGAAGCGGCTGAGATCCCACAAGTGGCAACATCTTTAGAAAACGCACTTGAAAACTTACAAGCTGACCATGCGTTTTTAACTAAAGGCGGTGTATTCAGCGAAGATTTCATCCAGTCTTACATCACATTGAAGACTGCTGAAGCCGAGCGTGTAGCCCGTACGACTCATCCGTTAGAGTTTGAAATGTATTACAGCCTATAA
- a CDS encoding YqaE/Pmp3 family membrane protein, with amino-acid sequence MDLLRILIAIILPPLGVFLQVGLSKTLLLNIILTLLGYIPGIVHAVWVIAKR; translated from the coding sequence ATGGATTTGTTACGTATTTTAATTGCAATTATACTGCCGCCACTTGGTGTGTTTCTGCAAGTTGGGTTAAGTAAGACCTTATTACTGAATATAATTTTAACCTTGCTAGGTTATATTCCAGGAATAGTGCATGCGGTATGGGTGATCGCTAAGCGTTAG
- a CDS encoding mechanosensitive ion channel family protein: MICNFFSNSFSRCYQSTSSRFSQWILLWSLVTTLACFTSLVSTDALAVPLSDTVAQLIQINDPNNEINIEIQGSVVNLNGSVIDQLSKDRILQTITALPGVTQVVDNIHLQPISPLSLAPLQHDAEQFWAKALLYLPRLALGLSIFLLLFWLSHPLARLLISPLAWVTKSELIRLVMQRSISVLIILLGLYIFLRLAGLTQFAVAIISSTGVIGLILGFAFKDIAENFISSLLLSVQRPFKLGDVISVEGNLGVVKKVTARATTLVDYDGNHIQIPNSTIYKNVIKNLTANPRMRGHFVIGIGYDASIRKAQEIAMAIITEHHGVLKDPEPQVLIQNLGSSTINLQVYFWVNAETHSVPKVASILMRLLVRAYEANQISLPDDARERIFPQGIQLVTNGHQQGETHLNATESAEHNTKKAQATLDDAYNETSDDISSDTDDIRQQAAQSRDPESGANII; this comes from the coding sequence ATGATTTGTAATTTTTTTTCAAACAGTTTTTCTCGCTGTTATCAAAGTACATCCTCAAGATTCAGTCAATGGATTCTACTCTGGAGCTTAGTCACTACTCTTGCTTGCTTTACCAGCCTTGTGTCTACTGATGCCCTGGCAGTACCTTTGTCTGACACTGTTGCGCAACTCATACAAATTAACGACCCAAACAACGAAATAAATATTGAAATTCAAGGCTCGGTCGTCAATCTAAATGGCTCAGTCATCGATCAATTGAGTAAGGATCGTATATTGCAAACCATAACAGCCTTACCTGGTGTGACTCAAGTTGTGGATAATATTCACTTGCAACCCATTAGCCCCTTATCTTTGGCTCCTCTACAACATGATGCTGAGCAGTTTTGGGCCAAAGCCTTACTATATTTACCGCGACTGGCATTAGGGCTGTCGATATTTTTGCTGCTCTTTTGGCTGTCACATCCTTTAGCTCGCTTATTGATTAGTCCGTTAGCTTGGGTAACAAAAAGTGAGTTGATTCGTTTGGTTATGCAACGCAGCATCAGCGTATTGATCATCTTGTTGGGGCTATATATATTTTTGCGCCTCGCAGGTCTAACTCAGTTTGCAGTTGCGATTATTAGTAGCACTGGTGTCATCGGTCTAATTTTAGGTTTTGCCTTTAAAGACATCGCTGAAAACTTTATTTCCAGCTTACTACTCAGTGTGCAGCGCCCATTCAAATTAGGTGATGTCATATCTGTCGAAGGGAATTTAGGAGTGGTAAAGAAAGTCACAGCAAGGGCTACCACGTTAGTCGACTACGATGGGAATCATATCCAAATCCCTAATTCCACTATCTATAAAAACGTGATTAAAAACCTTACCGCAAACCCAAGAATGCGTGGCCACTTTGTAATTGGCATTGGCTACGATGCAAGTATCCGTAAGGCTCAGGAAATTGCTATGGCGATTATAACCGAACATCACGGCGTACTTAAAGATCCTGAGCCGCAGGTACTGATACAAAATCTTGGTTCATCGACCATTAATTTACAAGTGTATTTTTGGGTCAATGCTGAAACTCATAGTGTTCCGAAAGTGGCTTCAATCTTAATGCGCTTACTCGTGCGCGCCTATGAAGCGAATCAAATCAGCTTGCCGGACGATGCTCGCGAGCGCATTTTCCCTCAAGGGATACAATTAGTCACCAACGGACATCAACAAGGTGAAACACATCTAAATGCAACAGAAAGTGCTGAGCACAATACTAAAAAAGCCCAAGCGACTTTAGATGATGCATACAATGAAACAAGCGATGACATAAGCAGCGATACCGATGATATACGTCAACAGGCGGCACAATCTCGTGATCCTGAAAGTGGTGCCAATATTATCTAA
- the ppnP gene encoding pyrimidine/purine nucleoside phosphorylase, translating into MLKKVDVALQANVYFDGKVISRTIFLADGNRQTLGVVLPGEYSFSTSQGEVMQVTSGNFEVLLPGATEWVNYSAGTQFELAADVSFSIKTQGIAEYCCSYL; encoded by the coding sequence ATGTTAAAAAAAGTCGATGTAGCCCTACAGGCTAATGTTTATTTCGATGGAAAAGTCATTAGCCGCACAATATTTTTGGCTGATGGAAACAGACAGACGTTAGGCGTAGTTTTGCCAGGAGAATATAGCTTCTCAACCTCTCAAGGTGAAGTGATGCAAGTCACATCAGGTAATTTTGAGGTGTTATTACCAGGTGCAACTGAATGGGTAAATTACTCAGCTGGTACCCAATTTGAATTAGCAGCCGATGTCAGTTTTAGCATTAAAACCCAAGGTATTGCTGAATATTGCTGTAGTTACCTGTAA
- the fieF gene encoding cation efflux pump FieF produces MSATSEYDFWVKLASRAAVATALCLIVIKLIAWLYSGSASMLASLTDSFADALASIVNFIAVRYAIVPADKDHRYGHGKAEPLASLAQSGFILGSACILLFYGGEKLINPVPVTHATLGVIVSIIAIVMTLALVLLQKRALEKTNSTVVEADALHYKSDLFLNAAVLLALVLAQYGWWWADGLFAVLIAIFIGQQAIDLGYRSIQSLLDRELDSDTREQIKTLALEDKRVKGLHDLRTRQSGKTMFIQMHLELDGKQPLFEAHSIADSTERRIRNAFEDAEVIIHQDPV; encoded by the coding sequence ATGAGTGCAACGTCAGAATATGATTTTTGGGTAAAATTGGCCAGCCGTGCTGCGGTAGCGACCGCCCTTTGCTTGATAGTAATTAAGCTTATAGCGTGGTTGTATTCTGGTTCGGCAAGTATGCTGGCATCGTTAACTGACTCTTTTGCTGATGCTTTGGCGTCAATCGTCAACTTTATTGCGGTGCGTTATGCGATTGTGCCAGCCGATAAAGATCACCGTTATGGCCACGGTAAAGCTGAGCCGTTAGCCTCATTGGCACAATCGGGGTTTATTTTAGGTTCTGCCTGCATATTGTTGTTTTACGGCGGTGAAAAGTTGATTAACCCTGTGCCGGTTACCCACGCCACTTTAGGGGTGATTGTCTCTATTATCGCTATTGTGATGACCTTAGCCTTAGTGTTGTTGCAAAAAAGAGCACTGGAAAAAACCAACAGCACAGTGGTTGAAGCCGATGCGTTGCACTATAAGTCAGATTTATTTTTAAACGCAGCAGTGTTGTTGGCGTTAGTATTGGCGCAATATGGTTGGTGGTGGGCTGATGGGTTATTTGCCGTGTTGATAGCCATCTTTATTGGTCAGCAAGCCATTGATTTAGGCTATCGTTCAATACAAAGTCTTTTAGACAGGGAGTTAGATTCTGATACTCGTGAACAGATTAAAACATTGGCTTTAGAGGACAAACGAGTCAAGGGGCTTCATGATCTTCGAACTCGTCAGTCAGGAAAAACCATGTTTATTCAGATGCATTTAGAATTAGATGGTAAACAGCCATTGTTTGAAGCACATTCAATTGCAGATTCGACAGAGAGGCGTATCAGAAATGCCTTTGAAGATGCCGAAGTGATAATTCATCAAGATCCCGTTTAG
- the glnL gene encoding nitrogen regulation protein NR(II), with amino-acid sequence MDTNNLLNHLVTAVLVIDSKLKPCFANAAAEQLLAVANHKLLELSLPDLYQFLGVDEHILRDAVSSNQGITVNTATLVTLDGQHHTIDLTLIPIENEQNLSILELRQVDQQRRIHQQLNMDAQQQAAQYLVRNLAHEIKNPLGGLRGAAQLLSRELHSPELKEFTTLIIEQADRLRNLVDRLLGPQRPTQHTEHNIHQVVQKVLKLVEMALPANIKLKRDYDPSIPDFQMDHDQLQQAVLNIVQNAIQALEHTGGDILIKTRTQHQVTLGTQRYKLVLVLSIIDNGPGIPPDLIDTLFYPMVTGREDGSGLGLSIAHNIARLHGGRIDCVSAPGHTEFIITLPLQKF; translated from the coding sequence ATGGACACCAATAACTTACTCAATCATTTAGTCACCGCTGTACTGGTGATCGACAGCAAATTAAAGCCCTGTTTTGCTAACGCTGCTGCCGAGCAGCTATTAGCTGTCGCCAACCATAAATTGCTCGAGTTAAGCTTGCCTGACTTATATCAGTTTTTAGGTGTTGATGAACATATTTTGCGAGATGCTGTGTCATCGAACCAAGGGATCACAGTTAACACTGCGACATTGGTCACCTTAGACGGTCAGCATCACACTATAGACTTGACGTTAATTCCTATCGAGAATGAACAAAACCTCAGTATTTTAGAGCTGCGACAAGTTGATCAACAACGTCGTATACACCAACAGCTAAACATGGACGCGCAGCAACAAGCGGCTCAATATCTAGTGCGTAATCTTGCCCATGAAATTAAAAATCCACTCGGGGGATTGCGTGGTGCTGCCCAGTTACTATCAAGAGAGCTCCACTCGCCCGAATTAAAAGAATTTACCACTTTAATCATCGAGCAAGCGGATCGCCTGCGCAACTTAGTCGATAGATTATTAGGCCCACAACGGCCAACTCAGCATACCGAGCACAATATTCATCAAGTGGTGCAAAAGGTATTAAAGCTGGTTGAAATGGCATTACCCGCCAACATAAAGCTAAAGCGTGACTACGATCCATCTATTCCCGATTTTCAGATGGATCACGACCAACTCCAACAAGCCGTACTCAATATTGTCCAAAATGCTATTCAAGCACTGGAACATACTGGTGGTGACATCTTGATAAAGACCCGAACTCAACATCAAGTTACCCTTGGCACACAAAGGTATAAGTTAGTGTTAGTGCTGTCGATTATTGACAATGGCCCAGGTATTCCCCCCGACCTAATCGACACTTTATTTTACCCTATGGTGACAGGCCGTGAGGATGGCTCAGGTTTAGGCCTATCAATTGCACACAACATCGCAAGATTACATGGCGGACGTATTGATTGCGTATCAGCTCCAGGCCATACCGAATTTATCATTACCCTGCCATTACAAAAATTCTAG